One part of the Sulfolobales archaeon genome encodes these proteins:
- a CDS encoding arginase family protein, whose translation MIPALFRTPGSRFIRDPEDLRLGDVVRRKCDAGCICIAGAPWDWSTAGRPGARYATTKLRDYLYSLNIHEDICVCDAGDIDIAPGDITTTSSRIYNAVRELLSICRGFLLLGGDHSITKYSVSAVLDRRGSGGGLVVFDAHLDLRRLSEGLSSGTYLRELLEERGSGLKVVVVGVRRHSVPRYMLDLARRLGVTYIESEDLDPGEAVRIINEILSEARWIYISFDSDSLDPHQCPGVNSPSPLGLAMREAVEILDGISKTRRLVGGDIVEYVPILDHGEICGRNLAYIAYRMIHLMGS comes from the coding sequence ATGATCCCCGCATTATTTAGAACCCCTGGTAGCAGGTTTATAAGAGATCCAGAGGATCTAAGGCTAGGCGATGTTGTTAGGAGAAAATGCGATGCTGGCTGTATATGTATAGCAGGCGCCCCCTGGGATTGGAGTACTGCGGGGAGGCCGGGGGCTAGATATGCTACTACCAAGCTGAGGGATTATCTATATAGCCTTAATATTCATGAGGATATATGTGTATGTGATGCTGGAGACATAGATATAGCACCAGGCGATATAACAACTACATCCTCTAGAATATATAATGCTGTGAGGGAGCTGTTAAGCATATGCAGAGGCTTCCTACTACTTGGAGGAGATCACAGTATAACCAAATACTCCGTATCAGCTGTGCTGGATAGAAGAGGATCTGGAGGAGGGCTGGTTGTGTTCGACGCCCATCTAGATCTGAGAAGGCTTTCCGAGGGCCTCTCATCGGGAACATATCTCAGAGAGCTCCTGGAAGAGAGGGGGTCTGGCTTAAAGGTTGTAGTGGTTGGTGTTAGAAGGCATAGTGTTCCCAGATACATGCTGGATCTGGCTAGAAGGCTGGGTGTTACATATATAGAATCCGAGGATCTAGATCCCGGAGAAGCTGTGAGGATTATAAATGAGATTCTCTCGGAGGCTAGATGGATCTATATAAGTTTTGACAGCGACTCTTTAGATCCACATCAATGCCCAGGGGTTAACTCACCATCACCCCTAGGTCTAGCTATGCGAGAAGCTGTGGAGATCTTAGATGGTATCTCCAAGACTAGAAGGCTTGTTGGGGGTGATATTGTGGAGTATGTGCCAATATTAGATCACGGGGAGATATGTGGGAGGAACCTGGCCTATATAGCATATAGAATGATCCATCTTATGGGATCTTAG